In the genome of Pseudomonas sp. LBUM920, one region contains:
- a CDS encoding polyhydroxyalkanoic acid system family protein translates to MARITVERAHSLGKEGARAKAEKLAHKLKEQYGLEPTWSGDTLMLKRSGVKGTVLVADDSLRIDVELGLLMSAMSGTIKSEIEKAVDKALA, encoded by the coding sequence ATGGCCCGTATTACCGTAGAGCGTGCACATTCCCTGGGTAAAGAAGGCGCGCGGGCGAAGGCCGAGAAGTTGGCGCACAAACTCAAAGAGCAATATGGCCTCGAGCCCACGTGGTCCGGCGACACCCTGATGCTCAAACGGTCCGGGGTTAAAGGCACGGTACTTGTGGCGGATGATTCGCTGCGCATTGATGTGGAACTGGGCCTGTTGATGTCGGCCATGAGTGGCACTATCAAATCCGAAATCGAGAAAGCCGTGGATAAGGCGTTGGCCTGA
- the phaZ gene encoding poly(3-hydroxyalkanoate) depolymerase, protein MPQPFIFRTIDLDGQAIRTAVRPGKPHLTPLLIFNGIGANLELVFPFVQALDPDLEVIAFDVPGVGGSSTPSRPYRFPGLAKLTARMLDYLDYGQVNAVGVSWGGALAQQFAYDYPERCKKLILAATAAGAFMVPGKPKVLWLMASPRRYIQPSHVVRIAPMIYGGSFRRDAKLAAEHASKVRSAGKLGYYWQLFAGLGWTSIHWLHKIRQPTLVLAGDDDPLIPLINMRMLAWRIPNAQLHIIDDGHLFLITRAEAVAPIIMKFLEEERLRAVIHPRPAV, encoded by the coding sequence ATGCCGCAACCGTTCATCTTCCGTACCATCGACCTGGATGGCCAGGCCATCCGCACGGCGGTACGCCCGGGCAAGCCTCACTTGACGCCGCTGCTGATTTTCAACGGCATCGGCGCCAACCTTGAGCTGGTGTTTCCGTTCGTCCAGGCGCTGGACCCGGACCTGGAAGTAATCGCCTTCGATGTACCGGGCGTCGGTGGCTCCTCGACGCCGAGTCGGCCCTATCGCTTTCCTGGCCTGGCCAAACTCACCGCGCGCATGCTCGATTACCTCGACTATGGCCAAGTGAATGCCGTGGGCGTGTCATGGGGTGGCGCGCTCGCGCAGCAGTTCGCCTACGACTACCCGGAGCGCTGCAAAAAACTCATTCTCGCCGCCACCGCTGCCGGTGCGTTCATGGTGCCGGGCAAGCCCAAGGTGCTGTGGCTGATGGCAAGCCCACGGCGCTACATCCAACCGTCCCACGTGGTGCGCATTGCGCCGATGATTTATGGCGGCTCGTTCCGGCGCGACGCGAAACTGGCCGCCGAGCACGCGAGCAAAGTGCGCTCGGCCGGCAAGCTCGGCTATTACTGGCAGCTGTTCGCCGGGCTGGGTTGGACCAGCATTCACTGGCTGCACAAGATCCGCCAACCCACGCTGGTGCTGGCGGGTGACGACGACCCGCTGATTCCGCTGATCAATATGCGCATGCTCGCCTGGCGTATTCCCAACGCGCAGTTGCACATCATCGATGACGGTCACCTGTTCCTGATCACCCGGGCCGAAGCCGTGGCGCCGATCATCATGAAGTTTCTCGAAGAGGAGCGCCTGCGGGCCGTGATTCACCCGCGACCGGCCGTGTAA
- the phaC gene encoding class II poly(R)-hydroxyalkanoic acid synthase — protein MRERPVTNPAPTPAVFINAQNAITGLRGRDLLATLRSVAAHGLRNPVHTARHALALSGQLGRVLLGETVHEPNPNDARFIDPTWKLNPLYRRSLQAYLSWQKQTRHWIDDSSLNTDDRARAHFAFSLLNDAVSPSNTLLNPLAVKELLNSGGNSVVRGVSNLFDDLLHNNGLPRQVSKHAFEVGKTVATTPGSVVFRNELLELIQYKPMSEKQYAKPLLIVPPQINKYYIFDLSPANSFVQYALKNGLQTFMVSWRNPDVRHREWGLSTYVAALEEALNVCRAITGAREVNLMGACAGGLTIAALQGHLQAKRQLRRISSASYLVSLLDSQIDSPATLFADEQTLEAAKRRSYQQGVLDGRDMAKVFAWMRPNDLIWNYWINNYLLGKEPPAFDILYWNNDNTRLPAALHGDLLDFFKHNPLSHPGGLEVCGTPIDLQKVTVDSFSVAGINDHITPWDAVYRSTQLLGGERRFVLSNSGHVQSILNPPGNPKANYVENLKLSSDPRAWYYDAHHVEGSWWPQWLEWIQQRSGVQRETLTALGNQNYPPMEAAPGTYVRVR, from the coding sequence ATGCGAGAAAGACCCGTGACGAACCCGGCGCCCACCCCTGCCGTGTTCATCAACGCGCAAAATGCAATCACCGGCCTGCGCGGTCGGGATTTGCTGGCGACCCTGCGCAGCGTCGCCGCCCACGGCTTGCGCAACCCGGTGCACACCGCGCGCCACGCCCTGGCGCTGAGTGGTCAGCTGGGCCGCGTGCTGCTGGGCGAAACCGTGCATGAGCCCAACCCCAACGACGCGCGCTTCATCGACCCGACCTGGAAGCTCAACCCGCTGTACCGCCGCAGCCTGCAAGCCTATTTGAGCTGGCAGAAACAGACCCGCCACTGGATCGACGACAGCAGTCTCAACACTGACGATCGCGCCCGCGCGCACTTTGCGTTCTCGCTGCTCAACGATGCGGTGTCGCCCTCCAACACCTTGCTCAACCCGCTGGCCGTCAAGGAACTGCTCAACTCCGGCGGCAACAGCGTGGTGCGTGGCGTGAGCAACCTGTTTGATGATCTGCTGCACAACAACGGCCTGCCCCGCCAGGTCAGCAAACACGCTTTCGAAGTCGGCAAGACAGTGGCGACTACCCCCGGCTCAGTGGTGTTTCGCAACGAACTGCTGGAGCTGATCCAGTACAAGCCCATGAGCGAAAAACAGTACGCCAAGCCGCTGCTGATCGTGCCGCCGCAAATCAACAAGTACTACATTTTTGACCTCAGCCCGGCCAACAGCTTTGTGCAGTACGCACTGAAAAACGGCCTGCAGACGTTTATGGTCAGCTGGCGCAACCCGGATGTGCGTCATCGCGAATGGGGCCTGTCCACCTACGTCGCCGCGCTGGAGGAAGCGCTGAACGTGTGCCGCGCGATCACCGGTGCCCGCGAAGTCAACCTGATGGGCGCCTGCGCGGGTGGCCTGACCATCGCCGCACTGCAAGGCCATCTGCAAGCCAAGCGCCAGTTGCGACGCATCTCCAGCGCCAGCTACCTGGTGAGCCTGCTGGACAGCCAGATCGACAGCCCCGCCACCCTGTTTGCCGATGAGCAGACCCTGGAAGCCGCCAAGCGCCGTTCCTACCAGCAAGGCGTGCTCGACGGCCGGGACATGGCCAAGGTGTTTGCCTGGATGCGTCCCAACGACCTGATCTGGAACTACTGGATCAACAATTACCTGCTGGGCAAGGAACCGCCGGCGTTCGATATCCTGTACTGGAACAACGACAACACACGCCTGCCTGCCGCGCTGCATGGCGACTTGCTGGACTTCTTCAAGCACAACCCGTTGAGCCATCCCGGTGGCCTGGAAGTGTGCGGCACGCCTATCGACTTGCAGAAGGTCACGGTGGACAGCTTCAGCGTGGCTGGCATCAACGACCACATCACGCCGTGGGATGCGGTGTATCGCTCCACGCAATTGCTGGGCGGTGAGCGGCGCTTCGTGCTGTCCAACAGCGGGCATGTGCAGAGCATCCTCAACCCGCCGGGGAACCCCAAGGCCAATTACGTCGAAAACCTCAAGCTGAGCAGTGACCCGCGTGCCTGGTACTACGACGCCCACCACGTCGAAGGCAGCTGGTGGCCACAGTGGCTGGAGTGGATTCAACAACGCTCCGGCGTGCAGCGCGAAACCCTGACCGCCCTGGGCAACCAGAATTACCCACCGATGGAAGCGGCGCCGGGCACTTACGTGCGTGTGCGCTGA
- a CDS encoding TetR/AcrR family transcriptional regulator, with translation MKTRDRILECALQLFNHKGEPNVSTMEVANEMGISPGNLYYHFHGKEPLVLGLFERFQNELAPLLDPPADAQLRAEDYWLFLHLIVERMAHYRFLFQDLSNLAGRLPKLAKGIRTLLTALKRTLASLLARLKAAGQLVSDTQALGQLVEQITLTLLFSLDYQRILDREGEVRVVVYQIMMLVAPHLLLPARQATEKFALKYLDDTD, from the coding sequence ATGAAGACCCGCGACCGTATCCTTGAATGTGCCTTGCAGTTGTTCAACCACAAGGGCGAACCGAACGTGTCGACCATGGAGGTAGCCAATGAAATGGGGATCAGCCCCGGCAACCTCTACTACCACTTCCATGGCAAGGAGCCGTTGGTGCTTGGGCTGTTCGAGCGCTTTCAGAATGAACTGGCGCCGCTGCTTGACCCGCCGGCGGATGCGCAACTCAGGGCCGAGGATTACTGGCTGTTCCTGCACCTGATCGTCGAGCGAATGGCCCATTACCGGTTCCTGTTTCAGGACCTGTCAAACCTGGCGGGGCGCCTGCCAAAGCTGGCCAAGGGCATTCGCACCTTGCTCACGGCGCTCAAGCGCACGCTGGCGTCGCTGCTCGCGCGCTTGAAGGCGGCGGGGCAACTGGTCAGTGATACCCAGGCACTGGGCCAATTGGTGGAGCAGATCACCCTGACGCTGCTGTTTTCGCTGGACTACCAGCGCATCCTCGACCGAGAAGGCGAAGTGCGCGTGGTGGTGTACCAGATCATGATGCTGGTGGCGCCGCATCTGTTGCTGCCGGCACGACAGGCGACCGAAAAATTTGCCCTCAAGTACCTGGATGACACGGATTAA
- the phaC gene encoding class II poly(R)-hydroxyalkanoic acid synthase — MSNKNNDDLKRQASENTLGLNPIIALRKKDLLASAKMVLTQAIKQPLHSVKHVAHFGVELKNVMFGKSALVPEGDDRRFNDPAWSQNPLYKRYLQTYLAWRKELHDWIGDSNLSEQDISRGHFVINLMTEAMAPTNSAANPAAVKRFFETGGKSLLDGLSHLAKDMVHNGGMPSQVNMGAFEVGKTLGTTEGAVVFRNDVLELIQYKPITEQVHERPLLVVPPQINKFYVFDLSPEKSLARFCLRNGQQTFIVSWRNPTKAQREWGLSTYIEALKEAVDVVTAITGSKDINMLGACSGGITCTALLGHYAALGEKKVNALTLLVSVLDTTLDTQVALFVDEQTLEAAKRHSYQAGVLEGRDMAKVFAWMRPNDLIWNYWVNNYLLGNEPPVFDILFWNNDTTRLPAAFHGDLIELFKNNPLVRANALEVCGTPIDLKQVTADIYSLAGTNDHITPWQSCYKSAQLFGGKVEFVLSSSGHIQSILNPPGNPKARYQTSDGLAGKALEWQENATKHTDSWWLHWQVWQAERAGKLKKAPTSLGNKTYAAAEAAPGTYVHER; from the coding sequence ATGAGTAACAAGAATAACGATGACTTGAAACGCCAGGCCTCTGAAAACACCCTGGGGCTGAACCCGATCATCGCGTTACGAAAAAAGGACTTATTAGCTTCGGCGAAGATGGTGCTGACCCAAGCCATCAAGCAACCGTTACACAGCGTCAAACACGTCGCGCATTTTGGTGTCGAGTTGAAGAACGTGATGTTCGGCAAATCCGCGCTGGTGCCCGAAGGCGATGACCGTCGCTTCAACGACCCGGCGTGGAGCCAGAACCCGCTCTACAAACGTTACCTGCAAACCTACCTGGCGTGGCGCAAGGAACTGCACGACTGGATCGGCGACAGCAACCTGTCGGAACAAGACATCAGCCGCGGCCACTTCGTGATCAACCTGATGACCGAAGCCATGGCCCCCACCAACAGCGCGGCCAACCCGGCGGCGGTCAAACGCTTCTTTGAAACCGGCGGCAAAAGCCTGCTTGATGGTTTGTCCCATCTGGCCAAGGACATGGTGCACAACGGCGGCATGCCGAGCCAGGTCAACATGGGTGCCTTCGAAGTGGGCAAGACCCTGGGCACCACCGAAGGCGCCGTGGTTTTTCGCAACGACGTGCTGGAGCTGATCCAGTACAAGCCGATCACCGAACAGGTGCACGAGCGCCCACTGCTGGTGGTGCCGCCGCAGATCAACAAATTCTATGTATTCGACCTGAGCCCGGAAAAGAGCCTGGCGCGCTTCTGCCTGCGTAATGGCCAGCAGACGTTTATCGTCAGCTGGCGCAACCCGACCAAGGCCCAGCGCGAGTGGGGCCTGTCGACCTATATCGAGGCGCTCAAGGAAGCAGTCGATGTGGTTACGGCGATTACCGGCAGCAAAGACATCAACATGCTCGGCGCCTGCTCCGGCGGTATCACCTGCACCGCGCTGCTGGGCCACTACGCGGCGCTGGGGGAGAAGAAGGTCAACGCCCTGACCTTGCTGGTGAGCGTGCTGGACACCACGCTGGACACCCAGGTAGCGCTGTTCGTCGACGAGCAGACCCTGGAGGCAGCCAAGCGCCACTCCTACCAGGCCGGTGTGCTGGAAGGCCGCGACATGGCCAAGGTGTTTGCCTGGATGCGCCCCAACGACCTGATCTGGAACTACTGGGTCAATAACTACCTGCTGGGCAACGAGCCGCCGGTGTTCGACATCCTCTTCTGGAACAACGACACCACGCGTTTACCGGCCGCCTTTCACGGTGACCTGATCGAGCTGTTCAAGAACAACCCGCTGGTGCGTGCCAACGCCCTGGAAGTGTGCGGCACGCCGATCGACCTCAAGCAGGTTACCGCCGACATCTACTCACTGGCCGGCACCAACGACCACATCACGCCGTGGCAGTCCTGCTACAAGTCGGCGCAGCTGTTTGGCGGCAAGGTCGAGTTTGTGTTGTCCAGCAGTGGGCATATCCAGAGCATCCTCAACCCGCCGGGCAACCCCAAGGCGCGCTACCAAACCAGCGATGGCCTGGCGGGCAAGGCGCTGGAATGGCAGGAAAATGCGACCAAGCACACTGACTCGTGGTGGCTGCATTGGCAGGTGTGGCAGGCAGAGCGGGCGGGTAAGTTGAAGAAAGCACCTACGAGTCTGGGTAACAAAACCTATGCGGCCGCTGAGGCGGCGCCGGGCACATACGTTCACGAAAGGTAG
- the hslV gene encoding ATP-dependent protease subunit HslV has protein sequence MTTIVSVRRHGKVVMGGDGQVSLGNTVMKGNAKKVRRLYHGQVLAGFAGATADAFTLFERFEGQLEKHQGHLVRAAVELAKEWRTDRSLSRLEAMLAVANKDASLIITGNGDVVEPEHGLIAMGSGGGYAQAAASALLKKTDLSAREIVETALGIAGDICVFTNHNFTIEEQDLAE, from the coding sequence TTGACCACCATCGTTTCAGTACGTCGCCACGGCAAAGTCGTCATGGGCGGCGACGGCCAGGTTTCCCTTGGCAACACCGTGATGAAAGGCAACGCCAAAAAGGTGCGTCGTCTATACCACGGGCAGGTTCTCGCGGGCTTTGCCGGCGCTACCGCCGACGCCTTCACCCTCTTCGAGCGTTTCGAGGGCCAGCTGGAAAAACACCAGGGCCACCTCGTTCGCGCCGCGGTCGAACTCGCCAAAGAATGGCGTACCGATCGCTCCCTCAGCCGCCTGGAAGCCATGTTGGCCGTCGCCAACAAAGACGCGTCCTTGATCATCACCGGTAACGGCGACGTGGTTGAGCCTGAACATGGCCTGATCGCCATGGGTTCCGGCGGTGGTTATGCCCAAGCGGCGGCCAGCGCCTTGCTGAAGAAAACCGATCTGTCGGCCCGTGAAATCGTCGAGACTGCCTTGGGCATTGCCGGCGACATCTGCGTGTTCACCAACCACAACTTCACCATTGAGGAGCAGGACCTCGCCGAGTAA
- a CDS encoding gamma-butyrobetaine hydroxylase-like domain-containing protein: MSKFPTAVNLHKTSNTLGLTYGPDEAYQLSAELLRTHSPSAEVQGHGKPILQFGKINVRLIKIEPAGQYALKLTFDDGHDSGLFTWDYLYQLAVRQEALWADYLAELKAAGKTRDPSESVVRLML, translated from the coding sequence ATGTCGAAATTCCCTACCGCTGTAAACCTGCACAAAACCTCCAACACCCTCGGCCTCACCTACGGGCCCGATGAGGCCTACCAGCTCAGCGCCGAGCTGCTGCGCACCCACTCGCCTTCCGCCGAGGTCCAGGGCCACGGCAAACCCATCCTGCAATTCGGCAAGATCAACGTCAGGCTGATCAAGATAGAACCGGCCGGTCAGTACGCACTGAAATTGACCTTCGACGACGGCCATGACAGCGGCCTGTTCACCTGGGATTACCTCTACCAGTTGGCCGTGCGCCAGGAAGCCCTGTGGGCCGACTATCTTGCCGAGCTCAAAGCAGCCGGTAAAACCCGCGACCCGAGCGAGTCGGTCGTGCGGCTGATGCTCTAA
- a CDS encoding phasin family protein has protein sequence MAKVILKKKIDIQTTALSDVKSYARKIWLAGLGAYAKVGSEGSEYFKELVKTGQHVESKGKKVVVEQLDAANSQIDQVKSNVSSVKGVVEVQLDKVEKAFDTRVASALNRIGIASKHDVETLSAKLEELTALLERVARKH, from the coding sequence ATGGCCAAAGTTATTTTGAAGAAAAAAATCGACATTCAGACCACCGCCCTGAGTGACGTTAAAAGCTACGCCCGCAAGATCTGGCTGGCAGGTCTTGGTGCCTACGCCAAGGTCGGCAGTGAAGGCAGCGAGTACTTCAAAGAGCTGGTTAAGACTGGTCAACATGTTGAAAGTAAAGGCAAAAAAGTTGTCGTTGAACAACTTGATGCTGCCAACAGTCAGATTGATCAAGTCAAGAGTAATGTCTCAAGCGTCAAAGGTGTGGTTGAAGTTCAACTGGATAAAGTTGAAAAAGCTTTTGACACGCGTGTTGCCAGTGCCTTGAATCGGATCGGCATTGCGTCTAAACATGACGTTGAGACACTCTCTGCTAAGCTCGAAGAGCTGACGGCATTGCTAGAACGTGTCGCGCGTAAACACTAA
- a CDS encoding phasin family protein, which produces MAVKKTTQKEGSSWIGEVEKYSRKIWLAGLGVYSKVSSDGGKYFETLVKDGEKAEKLTKTTVGKKVEAAKASAGSAKSSISDTWGKLEETFDKRLNSAISRLGVPSKAELKTLHGKVDTLTRQIEKLTGAKVAPAKTAAAKPAAKPAAKTAAAKPAVKTAAKPLVKAAAKTAAKPAAKAPGKSAAKPAAKPAAKTAAAKPAAKSAAKPVAAKAAAKPAAKPAAKAAAKPAVKKAAAKPAAKPAAKSAAKPAAAKPAAKAVAAKPAAKPAAAKKPAAAKKPAAAKPAVAAKPATPAPTASTANSVSAPTHAATAPTASPATPTPSSQS; this is translated from the coding sequence ATGGCTGTTAAAAAGACTACTCAGAAAGAAGGCAGCTCGTGGATCGGGGAAGTTGAAAAATATTCCCGTAAGATCTGGCTTGCTGGTTTAGGCGTGTACTCGAAGGTTAGCAGTGACGGCGGTAAGTACTTCGAGACTTTGGTCAAGGACGGCGAAAAGGCCGAGAAGTTGACCAAGACTACAGTCGGTAAGAAAGTAGAAGCGGCAAAGGCGAGTGCGGGTTCTGCCAAGTCGAGCATTTCTGACACGTGGGGCAAGTTGGAAGAAACTTTCGACAAGCGCCTTAACAGTGCCATTTCGCGACTGGGCGTGCCGAGCAAGGCTGAGCTGAAGACGCTGCACGGCAAGGTCGATACGCTGACCCGTCAAATCGAAAAACTCACGGGCGCAAAAGTGGCTCCGGCTAAAACCGCAGCGGCCAAACCAGCTGCCAAGCCTGCCGCTAAAACGGCTGCGGCAAAACCTGCTGTGAAAACTGCAGCCAAGCCTCTGGTTAAAGCGGCGGCAAAAACCGCTGCCAAACCTGCGGCGAAGGCTCCGGGCAAATCGGCGGCTAAACCGGCTGCCAAGCCTGCCGCTAAAACAGCCGCTGCCAAACCTGCCGCCAAGTCTGCTGCTAAACCCGTGGCCGCTAAAGCAGCTGCCAAGCCAGCGGCTAAACCTGCTGCCAAGGCGGCCGCGAAACCTGCGGTTAAAAAGGCTGCTGCAAAACCGGCTGCCAAGCCTGCGGCGAAATCTGCGGCCAAGCCAGCCGCGGCAAAACCGGCTGCCAAAGCTGTGGCTGCCAAGCCAGCGGCAAAACCAGCCGCCGCCAAGAAGCCTGCTGCAGCGAAAAAACCCGCAGCGGCAAAACCAGCGGTTGCGGCCAAGCCTGCAACGCCGGCGCCTACCGCTTCGACAGCCAACTCGGTGTCCGCACCGACGCACGCTGCTACTGCCCCGACTGCATCGCCGGCAACCCCGACGCCATCCAGTCAGTCCTGA
- a CDS encoding SPOR domain-containing protein: protein MAAKKKPAPKRGASRYQAPAKKPIPGWLWMAIGLAVGAFVVILMKLEPGKGDDVKRVKQEQQKATKMAEANKTAPSPTAPVKPKYDFYTLLPESEVIVPPDAVPEKTLPTPQVPTTPVTPAEAAKIDTARAQAALAGITPPPPPPVATTKAAPVTKFFLQAGSFPKQADADRVRAQIILLGQAVTVESGTVKDATWYRVLVGPFSNREQLTVAQKQLAGAGFSNLLLQQRQSR from the coding sequence TTGGCTGCCAAGAAAAAACCTGCACCCAAGCGCGGCGCCAGCCGCTATCAAGCCCCGGCAAAGAAGCCTATACCGGGCTGGTTGTGGATGGCCATCGGCCTGGCGGTCGGTGCGTTCGTCGTGATCCTGATGAAGCTGGAGCCGGGCAAGGGCGATGACGTCAAGCGCGTCAAGCAAGAGCAGCAGAAGGCCACGAAAATGGCCGAAGCCAACAAGACGGCGCCAAGCCCGACTGCACCGGTGAAGCCGAAATACGACTTCTACACGCTGCTGCCGGAATCGGAAGTGATCGTGCCGCCCGACGCCGTGCCGGAGAAAACCCTGCCGACGCCGCAAGTGCCGACCACGCCGGTGACGCCAGCGGAAGCGGCGAAAATCGACACCGCGCGGGCGCAAGCTGCGCTGGCCGGGATCACCCCGCCGCCACCGCCGCCCGTGGCCACCACCAAGGCTGCGCCGGTGACCAAGTTCTTCCTGCAAGCGGGCTCGTTCCCGAAACAGGCGGACGCGGATCGCGTGCGTGCGCAGATCATCCTGCTGGGCCAGGCGGTGACGGTGGAGTCCGGCACGGTGAAGGATGCGACGTGGTATCGCGTGCTGGTGGGGCCATTCAGCAACCGTGAACAGCTGACCGTGGCGCAGAAGCAGCTGGCCGGCGCAGGGTTTAGCAACCTGTTGTTACAACAACGCCAGAGCCGTTGA
- the hslU gene encoding ATP-dependent protease ATPase subunit HslU, whose amino-acid sequence MSMTPREIVHELNRHIIGQDDAKRAVAIALRNRWRRMQLPEELRVEVTPKNILMIGPTGVGKTEIARRLAKLANAPFIKVEATKFTEVGYVGRDVESIIRDLADAALKLLREQEMTKVSHRAEDAAEERILDALLPPARMGFNEDAAPSSDSNTRQLFRKRLREGQLDDKEIEIEVAEVAGVDISAPPGMEEMTSQLQNLFANMGKGKKKSRKLKVKEALKLVRDEEAGRLVNEEELKAKALEAVEQHGIVFIDEIDKVAKRGNSGGVDVSREGVQRDLLPLIEGCTVNTKLGMVKTDHILFIASGAFHLSKPSDLVPELQGRLPIRVELKALTPGDFERILSEPHASLTEQYRELLKTEGLAIEFLPDGIKRLAEIAWQVNEKTENIGARRLHTLLERLLEEVSFSAGDMAGAQNGEAIKIDADYVNSHLGELAQNEDLSRYIL is encoded by the coding sequence ATGTCCATGACTCCCCGCGAAATCGTCCATGAACTTAATCGCCATATCATCGGCCAGGACGATGCCAAGCGCGCCGTTGCCATTGCGCTGCGTAACCGCTGGCGCCGGATGCAATTGCCGGAAGAATTGCGCGTTGAAGTAACGCCGAAGAACATCCTGATGATCGGCCCGACCGGCGTCGGTAAAACCGAAATCGCCCGGCGCCTGGCCAAATTGGCCAACGCCCCGTTCATCAAAGTCGAAGCCACCAAGTTCACCGAAGTGGGCTATGTGGGCCGCGACGTCGAGTCGATCATTCGTGACCTGGCCGACGCCGCACTGAAGTTGCTGCGCGAACAGGAAATGACCAAGGTCAGCCACCGCGCCGAAGACGCCGCCGAAGAACGCATCCTCGACGCCCTGCTGCCACCGGCGCGCATGGGCTTTAACGAAGATGCCGCGCCGTCGTCCGATTCCAATACCCGTCAGCTGTTCCGCAAGCGCCTGCGTGAAGGCCAGCTGGACGACAAGGAAATCGAGATCGAAGTCGCCGAAGTGGCTGGCGTGGATATTTCCGCACCGCCTGGCATGGAAGAAATGACCAGCCAGCTGCAGAACCTGTTCGCCAACATGGGCAAGGGCAAGAAGAAAAGCCGCAAGCTCAAGGTGAAGGAGGCGCTGAAACTGGTGCGCGACGAGGAAGCCGGGCGCCTGGTGAATGAGGAAGAACTCAAGGCCAAGGCGCTGGAAGCGGTCGAGCAGCACGGCATCGTGTTTATCGACGAGATCGACAAGGTGGCCAAGCGCGGTAACTCCGGTGGCGTCGACGTGTCCCGCGAGGGCGTACAGCGTGACCTGCTGCCGCTGATCGAAGGCTGCACCGTGAACACCAAGCTGGGCATGGTCAAGACCGACCACATCCTGTTTATCGCCTCCGGTGCGTTCCACCTGAGCAAACCAAGCGATCTGGTGCCGGAGCTGCAAGGCCGTCTGCCGATTCGTGTGGAACTCAAGGCGCTGACCCCAGGCGACTTCGAACGCATCCTCAGCGAGCCGCATGCGTCGCTTACCGAGCAGTACCGTGAGCTGCTGAAAACCGAAGGCTTGGCGATCGAGTTCCTGCCGGACGGTATCAAGCGCCTGGCGGAGATTGCCTGGCAGGTCAACGAGAAGACCGAAAACATCGGTGCGCGTCGCCTGCACACCTTGCTTGAGCGCCTGCTGGAGGAAGTGTCTTTCAGCGCCGGTGACATGGCCGGTGCGCAAAATGGCGAAGCGATCAAGATCGACGCCGACTACGTCAACAGCCACCTGGGCGAATTGGCGCAGAACGAAGACCTGTCTCGTTATATCCTGTAA